In the Flavobacterium acetivorans genome, one interval contains:
- a CDS encoding DUF4242 domain-containing protein — translation MPKYLIEREIPGAGKLTAEQLKAISQTSCGVLNKMGPQIQWVNSYVTADKIYCIYNAPNEEMVREHAKLGGFPANSISQVSTIIDPITAE, via the coding sequence ATGCCTAAGTATCTAATTGAAAGAGAAATTCCCGGTGCAGGAAAACTGACAGCCGAACAGTTGAAAGCTATTTCACAAACTTCCTGTGGGGTATTGAACAAAATGGGACCACAAATACAATGGGTCAACAGCTATGTAACAGCTGACAAAATCTATTGTATCTACAACGCTCCAAACGAAGAAATGGTTCGAGAACACGCAAAACTAGGAGGTTTTCCGGCTAATTCAATAAGCCAGGTCTCCACAATCATCGACCCTATAACCGCAGAGTAA
- a CDS encoding heavy metal translocating P-type ATPase — protein sequence MKLPINDKKFLSLLLAISIVIVLEILSLIGIHIPMPYEPFVFAVFIIGIGHGVLINGAKAIFKLQFSSINLLMTIAVVAAFYLGEYPEAAVVIVLYVLGERLEDIGLENSKSALDELVRKAPKTAFVKSENKAIILNQIAVGTIIQVKPGEMIPMDGKIISGETTVDEAAITGEPIPKEKHPGDTLFAGTLNKNNFIEMETTKLSIDSTFAKIIRLTFEAAASKSETQKFIQRFSQFYTPTIIALAVLVFAIPVFVLHLDFNLWLKQAITLLVIACPCALVISTPVAIYAAIGNASAKGALVKGGKYIESMAHVKAIALDKTRTITYGNPIVSDIFPLNGTSREKLLACAAGAELFSEHPLAQAIVTASRAEGFEPHKAEGFKSIMGKGAMAKCLVCVDETVFVGKLEFIKEYHTVTEEAEKIVAQLASEGKTSVVVSFGKEVAGIIGLTDEIKPDSITAIKQLQAQNIALIMLTGDSEKAAHYVGKQVGIKKVFGGLLPENKSEKIKELLQEYKNVAMVGDGINDAPALALSTVGIAMGAAGSDTAIETANIALMNDNLSLIPFLIRLSKKTLSRIKINTIGAITVKIIFIILAFLGYSNLVLAIAADVGVTLVVIVLSLNLMKFEHNQDSSN from the coding sequence ATGAAACTGCCAATAAACGACAAAAAATTCCTTTCACTTCTGCTTGCTATTAGCATTGTGATTGTTTTAGAAATTTTATCGCTTATTGGCATTCATATTCCCATGCCTTATGAGCCTTTTGTTTTTGCCGTCTTTATTATAGGTATTGGACATGGGGTTTTAATAAATGGCGCAAAAGCCATTTTCAAACTTCAATTCAGCAGTATCAATTTACTGATGACCATTGCGGTTGTTGCCGCCTTCTATTTGGGCGAATATCCCGAAGCGGCAGTCGTTATTGTACTCTACGTTTTAGGCGAGCGATTGGAGGATATTGGTCTGGAAAACTCAAAATCAGCCTTGGATGAATTGGTACGTAAGGCTCCCAAAACCGCTTTTGTAAAATCAGAAAACAAGGCAATTATCCTTAACCAAATTGCTGTAGGAACCATCATTCAGGTAAAACCCGGAGAAATGATTCCTATGGACGGAAAAATTATCTCAGGAGAAACCACGGTTGATGAAGCCGCCATTACCGGAGAACCTATCCCAAAAGAAAAACATCCGGGCGATACCTTATTTGCGGGAACGCTCAACAAAAATAATTTTATTGAAATGGAAACAACAAAACTTTCCATCGATAGTACTTTTGCTAAAATCATCCGACTCACCTTTGAAGCTGCTGCCTCCAAAAGTGAAACTCAAAAATTCATCCAGCGTTTTTCTCAATTTTATACCCCAACAATTATTGCCTTGGCAGTTTTGGTTTTTGCGATTCCGGTTTTTGTACTGCATTTGGATTTCAATCTTTGGCTCAAACAAGCCATCACACTTTTGGTGATTGCCTGTCCTTGCGCACTGGTCATCTCCACTCCCGTTGCCATTTATGCTGCTATTGGGAACGCTTCCGCAAAAGGTGCTCTGGTAAAAGGAGGAAAATACATCGAATCGATGGCTCATGTCAAAGCGATTGCTTTAGACAAAACCCGAACCATTACTTATGGAAATCCAATTGTTTCAGATATTTTCCCGTTAAACGGAACCTCTCGCGAAAAACTATTAGCCTGTGCTGCCGGAGCCGAACTTTTTTCTGAACATCCTTTGGCGCAAGCCATCGTTACCGCAAGCAGAGCGGAAGGATTTGAGCCACACAAAGCCGAAGGTTTTAAAAGTATCATGGGCAAAGGCGCTATGGCAAAATGCCTGGTCTGTGTGGATGAAACCGTTTTTGTGGGCAAACTTGAATTCATCAAAGAATATCATACGGTGACTGAGGAAGCCGAAAAAATAGTAGCACAATTGGCTTCAGAAGGCAAAACAAGCGTAGTGGTAAGTTTTGGCAAAGAAGTTGCGGGTATTATTGGTCTGACAGACGAGATAAAACCGGACAGTATAACCGCGATAAAACAATTACAAGCACAAAACATAGCATTGATAATGCTAACGGGTGACAGTGAAAAAGCAGCACATTACGTAGGCAAACAAGTGGGAATAAAAAAAGTGTTTGGCGGTTTACTTCCCGAGAATAAATCCGAAAAAATAAAAGAACTACTGCAAGAATATAAGAATGTAGCCATGGTGGGCGACGGTATAAATGATGCGCCAGCCTTGGCATTAAGTACTGTAGGGATTGCCATGGGAGCGGCAGGGAGTGATACTGCAATAGAAACCGCCAATATTGCCCTGATGAACGACAACTTATCTCTTATCCCTTTTTTAATTCGCCTCAGCAAAAAAACATTGTCCCGAATAAAAATCAATACCATAGGTGCAATTACGGTAAAAATTATTTTCATCATTCTGGCCTTTTTGGGCTACAGCAATTTAGTTTTAGCCATTGCCGCCGATGTAGGAGTTACATTAGTTGTGATCGTACTGAGCCTGAACTTGATGAAATTTGAACACAACCAAGACAGTTCTAATTAA
- a CDS encoding glutamine synthetase III, which yields MSTIRFQALKEASNRNPVKFEEADRKSTLFGSNVFNDKAMKQYLTSDAFKGVQGAVQHGTKIDRKLADYIAMGMKEWALSKGVTHYTHWFQPLTGTTAEKHDAFFETSYDGSDPVEKFGGAQLVQQEPDASSFPNGGIRNTFEARGYTAWDPTSPAFIFGTTLCIPTVFISYTGEALDYKTPLLRALTAIDEAATEVCKYFDKNVKKVTATLGWEQEYFLIDSALANSRPDLMMTGRTLLGHTSAKGQQLDDHYFGAIPTRALTYMRDLEQECMLLGIPVKTRHNEVAPNQFELAPIFEETNLAVDHNCLLMDVMQKVAERHDFKVLFHEKPFKGVNGSGKHNNWSLATDTGVNLLSPSKTPMSNLQFLTFFINTIKAVNDNEALLRGAIASASNDHRLGANEAPPAIISVFIGEQLTKVLDELEGVTAGKLSPEEKTDLKLNVVGKIPDVLLDNTDRNRTSPFAFTGNKFEFRAVGSTANCSNAMTTLNAIVGKQLRDFKKEVDALIESKDMKKDDAIFNVLREYIKQSKKILFEGDGYSEEWEIEAEKRGLSNFKTTPQALKARASQQALDLFSEMGIMNHIEVEARYEIELEEYTKKIQIEGRVLGDISKNHVIPTAIRYQNTLIENVKGLKDIFGAEFETIAKEQIILIKEISGHIEGINSKVEAMTNERKKANVLTDAQEMAEAYCDKVKPYFEIIREHCDKLELLVDNELWTLTKYRELLFTK from the coding sequence ATGTCAACAATACGTTTCCAGGCTTTGAAAGAAGCATCCAACAGAAATCCGGTTAAATTTGAAGAAGCTGATAGAAAATCTACGCTTTTTGGTTCAAATGTGTTTAATGATAAGGCGATGAAGCAATATTTGACTTCGGATGCTTTTAAAGGGGTTCAAGGTGCTGTACAGCATGGAACTAAAATAGACAGAAAATTAGCTGATTATATTGCAATGGGTATGAAAGAATGGGCGCTTTCCAAAGGAGTAACTCATTATACACACTGGTTTCAGCCTTTGACAGGAACAACTGCTGAAAAGCATGATGCTTTTTTTGAAACCTCTTATGATGGTAGTGATCCTGTTGAAAAATTTGGTGGTGCTCAATTAGTACAACAAGAACCGGATGCTTCGAGTTTTCCAAATGGAGGAATCAGAAATACATTTGAAGCCAGAGGATATACTGCTTGGGATCCTACATCTCCAGCCTTTATTTTTGGGACTACTTTGTGTATTCCTACTGTTTTTATATCGTATACCGGTGAGGCTTTAGATTATAAAACTCCTTTATTAAGAGCTTTGACAGCTATAGATGAAGCGGCTACTGAAGTATGTAAATATTTTGATAAAAATGTAAAGAAAGTTACTGCAACCCTAGGATGGGAGCAGGAATATTTCTTGATCGATAGTGCTTTGGCCAATTCCCGTCCTGATTTGATGATGACAGGGAGAACTTTGTTAGGACATACATCTGCCAAAGGACAGCAATTAGACGATCATTATTTTGGTGCTATTCCTACTCGTGCTTTGACTTACATGAGAGATTTAGAGCAAGAATGTATGCTGTTAGGGATTCCTGTAAAAACACGTCATAACGAAGTAGCTCCAAATCAATTTGAATTGGCTCCTATTTTTGAAGAGACAAACTTGGCAGTAGATCACAACTGTTTGTTGATGGATGTGATGCAAAAAGTGGCAGAACGTCATGATTTTAAAGTTTTATTTCATGAAAAGCCTTTCAAAGGCGTAAACGGATCAGGAAAACACAACAACTGGTCGTTGGCGACAGATACCGGTGTAAACTTGTTGAGTCCAAGTAAAACTCCAATGAGTAATTTACAGTTTCTTACTTTCTTTATCAACACAATAAAAGCGGTAAATGATAACGAAGCTTTATTGAGAGGAGCAATTGCTTCTGCCAGTAACGATCATAGATTAGGTGCAAATGAAGCGCCACCAGCAATTATTTCTGTATTTATTGGAGAGCAGTTGACTAAGGTTTTGGACGAATTAGAAGGTGTAACTGCCGGTAAATTATCTCCAGAAGAGAAAACAGATCTAAAATTAAACGTAGTAGGTAAAATTCCGGATGTTCTTTTAGATAATACAGACAGAAACAGAACTTCACCATTTGCATTTACAGGAAATAAATTTGAGTTCAGAGCCGTAGGTTCAACGGCAAACTGTTCGAATGCAATGACTACTTTGAATGCCATTGTAGGAAAGCAATTGAGAGATTTCAAAAAAGAAGTGGATGCTTTGATTGAATCTAAGGACATGAAGAAAGACGATGCGATCTTCAATGTATTGAGAGAGTATATCAAGCAGTCTAAAAAAATCCTTTTTGAAGGTGACGGATATAGTGAAGAATGGGAAATTGAAGCAGAAAAAAGAGGTTTGAGTAATTTTAAAACAACACCTCAGGCATTGAAAGCCAGAGCCTCTCAACAAGCTTTGGATTTGTTTTCTGAAATGGGTATCATGAACCATATTGAAGTAGAAGCGCGTTACGAAATTGAATTGGAAGAGTACACTAAGAAAATTCAAATTGAAGGTAGAGTTTTAGGTGATATTTCTAAAAATCACGTGATTCCAACGGCTATCCGTTACCAAAATACTTTGATAGAAAACGTAAAAGGTTTGAAAGATATTTTTGGAGCTGAATTTGAAACCATTGCCAAAGAACAAATTATCTTAATCAAAGAAATTTCCGGGCATATCGAAGGAATCAATTCTAAAGTAGAAGCGATGACTAACGAAAGAAAAAAAGCCAACGTATTGACGGATGCACAAGAAATGGCAGAAGCTTATTGTGATAAAGTAAAACCTTATTTTGAAATTATCCGTGAGCACTGTGATAAACTAGAGCTTTTGGTTGATAATGAACTATGGACTTTGACTAAATACAGAGAATTATTATTCACTAAATAA
- a CDS encoding M16 family metallopeptidase, with amino-acid sequence MKSFQFLTISFFIFTGFISYGQKDAKANKSKEFKVEFEQFTLDNGLQVILHIDRSDPVVAVALTCHVGSAREKKGRTGFAHLFEHLLFLESENLGKGGLDKMSARIGGSGANGSTSRDRTNYYQTVPKDALEKMIWAEADKLGYFINTVTDPVLAKEKQVVKNEKRQSYDNRPYGNNFSVINSNLYPENHPYHWEVIGSLEDLQNASLQDVKEFYNRWYVPNNVTLTIAGDFDVKQTKAWVQKYFSEIKRGETIPKMEKQPVTLTETKKLYHEDNFARLPQLTLTWPSVYEYHPDSYALEVLATYLSKGKKAPLYKTLVENLKLTDEVELSQYNSELAGQYILNVVAFDKTDLNSVMNGVNEAFKNFEKERISLQDLNRIKAGQETAFYNGLSSVLGKGFQLAQYEIFAGTPDFINQDVKNILAVTTEDVMRVYKKYIKDKHFIATSFVPKGQANLALKGSTLATVVEEKIIEGKEDSFDASIAATYEKTASSFDRSVEPAYGKSPDVVLPSVWKDKLSSGLSLFGIENQEVPLVQFQLQIKGGILLENTSKIGVSNLLAELMTKGTQNKTPQQLENAIESLGATIKASATDESILIQGNTLAKNYAQTMKLVQEIVLQPRWDAKEFDLIKQSTLSQIQQQKADPNNIARNEFRKLVYGKESILSNNRIGTENSINSISLADLKDYYNQNISPSVSDFQIVGAVSKAEINRSLADLNKNWKSKKVTFPAIKVAETPESSKIYFYDVPGAKQSVIRIGYPALAATDADFYPADIMNYRLGGGGFSSQLTQELREGKGYTYGIGSSFDGTNTKGPFTIYSGVRSNVTFESVSLIKEILDQYGANFNANDLDVTKSYLIKSNARAFETMGSKLEMLYDISNYNFANDYAKQRENIVKNISTDDIKKLSNKYLNTNKMIYLIVGDAETQLKKLEQIGFGTPVLLNKQQINN; translated from the coding sequence ATGAAATCATTCCAGTTTCTAACAATCTCTTTCTTCATCTTTACGGGATTCATTTCCTATGGACAAAAGGATGCCAAAGCCAATAAGTCAAAAGAATTCAAGGTAGAATTTGAACAATTTACCTTAGACAATGGTTTGCAAGTCATCTTGCATATTGATCGCTCTGACCCCGTTGTTGCCGTTGCATTGACCTGCCATGTGGGATCAGCGAGAGAGAAAAAAGGTCGAACTGGTTTTGCCCACTTATTCGAGCATTTGCTTTTCTTGGAATCGGAGAATCTGGGGAAAGGCGGATTGGATAAAATGAGTGCCCGCATTGGAGGTTCCGGTGCTAATGGTTCCACCAGTCGCGATAGAACAAATTATTATCAAACCGTTCCCAAAGATGCCTTAGAAAAAATGATTTGGGCAGAAGCCGATAAACTGGGTTATTTCATCAATACGGTTACTGATCCTGTGCTTGCCAAAGAAAAACAAGTAGTAAAAAACGAGAAAAGACAGAGCTATGATAACAGACCTTATGGAAATAATTTCTCTGTAATCAATTCCAATTTATATCCTGAAAATCATCCGTACCATTGGGAAGTGATCGGTTCTTTGGAAGATTTACAAAATGCTTCTCTTCAGGACGTAAAAGAATTCTACAACCGCTGGTATGTCCCTAACAATGTGACATTGACTATTGCCGGTGATTTTGATGTCAAACAAACCAAGGCTTGGGTACAAAAATATTTTAGCGAAATAAAACGTGGCGAAACGATTCCAAAAATGGAAAAACAGCCCGTAACGCTGACCGAAACTAAAAAATTATACCACGAAGATAATTTTGCGCGTTTGCCGCAACTTACCCTAACTTGGCCTTCTGTTTACGAATACCATCCAGACAGCTATGCGTTGGAAGTTTTGGCTACTTATCTTTCCAAAGGGAAAAAAGCGCCTTTGTACAAAACGCTGGTAGAAAACCTGAAATTGACCGATGAAGTAGAATTGTCGCAATACAATTCTGAACTAGCGGGACAGTACATCCTCAATGTTGTTGCTTTTGACAAAACCGACCTGAATTCTGTGATGAATGGTGTAAACGAAGCCTTCAAAAATTTTGAAAAAGAAAGGATTTCACTACAAGATTTAAACCGAATTAAAGCCGGTCAGGAAACTGCTTTTTACAACGGACTATCGAGTGTTTTGGGTAAAGGTTTTCAGCTTGCCCAATACGAAATTTTTGCAGGAACTCCTGATTTCATCAATCAAGACGTAAAAAATATCCTTGCTGTAACGACCGAAGATGTGATGCGTGTTTATAAAAAATACATCAAAGACAAACATTTTATTGCTACCAGTTTTGTACCAAAAGGCCAAGCCAATTTAGCACTGAAAGGATCAACTCTAGCCACCGTTGTTGAAGAAAAAATAATTGAAGGCAAAGAAGATTCATTCGACGCCAGCATTGCCGCAACTTATGAAAAAACAGCCTCCAGCTTTGACCGAAGTGTGGAACCTGCTTATGGAAAAAGTCCGGATGTTGTATTGCCATCGGTTTGGAAAGACAAATTATCATCGGGTTTGAGTCTTTTTGGAATCGAAAATCAGGAAGTGCCTTTGGTACAATTTCAATTGCAGATCAAAGGTGGGATTTTGTTGGAAAATACGTCGAAAATTGGTGTTTCAAATTTGTTAGCAGAATTGATGACAAAAGGAACCCAAAATAAAACACCTCAACAATTAGAGAACGCTATTGAAAGTCTTGGAGCCACCATCAAGGCTTCAGCTACTGACGAATCTATTTTAATCCAAGGAAATACACTGGCAAAAAACTACGCCCAGACAATGAAATTAGTTCAGGAAATTGTATTACAGCCTCGCTGGGATGCCAAAGAATTTGATTTGATAAAACAAAGTACTTTGAGTCAAATTCAACAACAAAAAGCAGATCCGAACAATATTGCCCGAAATGAATTCCGAAAATTAGTTTACGGAAAAGAATCCATTTTGTCGAATAATCGCATCGGAACCGAAAATTCAATCAACAGCATTAGCCTTGCTGATTTGAAAGACTATTACAACCAAAATATCTCTCCATCGGTTTCTGATTTCCAAATTGTTGGCGCAGTTTCAAAAGCCGAAATAAATCGTTCCTTAGCCGATTTAAATAAAAACTGGAAGTCTAAAAAAGTAACTTTCCCGGCGATAAAAGTAGCCGAAACTCCAGAAAGTTCTAAAATCTATTTCTACGATGTTCCCGGTGCCAAACAATCGGTGATCAGAATAGGATATCCGGCTCTTGCCGCCACAGATGCTGATTTCTATCCTGCTGACATCATGAATTACCGTTTGGGAGGCGGAGGTTTCTCATCGCAGCTTACCCAAGAATTACGCGAAGGAAAAGGCTATACCTACGGGATTGGCTCTTCATTTGACGGAACCAATACTAAAGGACCGTTTACTATTTACAGCGGAGTACGTTCAAATGTAACCTTCGAATCAGTAAGTTTGATAAAAGAAATTTTAGATCAATATGGAGCGAATTTTAATGCGAATGATCTTGATGTCACTAAAAGCTATTTGATTAAAAGTAACGCCAGAGCATTTGAAACAATGGGTTCTAAATTAGAAATGCTTTACGACATCAGCAACTACAACTTCGCTAATGACTATGCCAAACAAAGGGAAAACATAGTAAAAAACATCTCCACAGATGATATAAAAAAGCTTTCAAATAAATATTTAAACACCAACAAAATGATCTATTTAATTGTAGGTGATGCCGAAACGCAACTTAAAAAATTAGAGCAAATTGGTTTTGGAACACCCGTTCTTTTAAACAAACAGCAAATCAATAATTAG
- a CDS encoding PAS domain-containing protein, which yields MKVSFEKKIFLGFIVNLLVVIASGLIFISRLNKQTNQYMDPLLNWVELSLFLLSIILLIIVYFIIRSQLRAKKISGDLLYENRQLLRSIIDNTTNPIFIKKLNGEYLLVNKQFGALFKISNDEILGKTDYDFLPKSTADRYRNSDLEVVKVLRELKIEEIIEQENGPHTYIAVKFPLYDAAGRIYAIGGISTDISDRKKLEESNKITNKFFNMSLDIMVIASKDMFIRINPSFSKTLGYTEEELLSHPLLTYIHPEDKTATQKEIDKLKTGVSIIQFENRWICKDKSIKRLLWSASPDVSTGLFYAVGHDITAQKEIENSLIIADTFFNISYDIFVVAKDDYFIKINPAFTRTLGYDQEDMNNMPFLSFTHPEEQRASLNSMKNLQKGSTVFNHRARTLCKDGTYKWLDWTSTFDVRTGLMYAAARDITKLIENEESLKMSNQFFNMAFDILTVTKENKLVKINPAFTKTLGYNQKEINKLKFTELIHPDNKKTVEEILAKLSKENPSVNFKDRILCKDGTYKWLDWNVNIDTKKNILYSVARDITEKVRLEEEEKKIINELYENEEKLQLIIENINEAVIVANLDKEIIMANYMANEIFGVENDAKIPANLSEHFELYFPDEQTVFPSQNLPMERALNGEETNDVDVILWNPTTHIKRRVLISGKPLIDQDKNVVAAVVTIKDISNYKKMEEELKETESKYRQLIGFRKEDKKES from the coding sequence ATGAAAGTTTCTTTTGAAAAAAAAATATTTCTTGGATTCATTGTAAACTTATTGGTAGTTATTGCTTCAGGCTTAATTTTTATTTCAAGGCTGAACAAACAAACAAATCAATACATGGATCCCTTGCTTAACTGGGTAGAGCTTTCATTATTTTTACTTTCTATCATTTTATTAATCATTGTTTATTTTATTATTCGCTCCCAATTACGCGCCAAAAAAATCTCAGGAGACTTACTTTACGAAAACAGACAGCTCCTGCGATCCATTATAGACAATACCACCAATCCAATTTTTATAAAAAAATTAAATGGAGAATACCTGCTCGTAAACAAGCAATTTGGTGCCTTATTTAAAATTTCAAACGACGAAATACTGGGAAAAACAGACTATGATTTTCTGCCAAAAAGCACCGCCGATCGCTACAGGAATTCAGATCTTGAAGTTGTAAAAGTATTAAGAGAATTAAAGATTGAAGAAATAATTGAGCAAGAGAATGGACCACACACTTATATAGCGGTAAAATTCCCCTTGTATGATGCCGCAGGAAGAATTTATGCTATAGGTGGAATTTCAACTGACATCTCCGACAGGAAAAAACTGGAAGAATCCAACAAGATCACCAACAAATTCTTCAATATGTCTTTAGATATTATGGTCATTGCTTCCAAAGACATGTTCATCCGAATCAATCCATCATTTAGTAAGACCCTAGGATATACAGAGGAAGAATTATTGAGCCATCCGTTGCTCACATATATTCATCCGGAAGATAAGACTGCTACTCAAAAAGAAATTGATAAACTCAAAACAGGTGTTTCAATTATCCAATTTGAAAACAGATGGATCTGCAAAGACAAATCCATCAAACGCCTCTTATGGTCGGCTTCCCCTGATGTTTCAACAGGATTGTTTTATGCCGTGGGACATGACATTACTGCTCAAAAGGAAATTGAAAACTCACTCATTATTGCTGACACTTTCTTTAATATCTCCTACGATATTTTTGTAGTAGCCAAAGACGACTATTTTATAAAAATAAATCCAGCCTTTACAAGGACTCTTGGCTACGATCAAGAGGATATGAATAACATGCCTTTTTTATCCTTTACTCATCCCGAAGAACAAAGGGCTTCGCTCAATTCGATGAAAAACTTACAAAAAGGAAGTACTGTTTTTAATCATCGTGCCCGAACCCTTTGCAAAGACGGCACCTATAAATGGCTCGACTGGACCAGTACATTTGATGTTCGAACGGGATTAATGTATGCAGCAGCTCGCGATATCACTAAATTGATTGAAAATGAGGAATCCTTAAAAATGTCAAATCAGTTTTTTAATATGGCATTCGACATCCTCACGGTAACCAAAGAGAATAAATTAGTAAAAATAAATCCCGCCTTCACAAAAACATTAGGCTACAATCAGAAAGAGATAAACAAACTAAAATTTACAGAATTAATCCATCCTGACAATAAAAAGACCGTCGAAGAAATATTAGCCAAACTTTCAAAAGAGAACCCATCTGTGAATTTCAAAGACCGTATATTATGCAAAGACGGCACCTATAAATGGCTGGACTGGAATGTCAATATTGATACTAAAAAAAACATCTTGTATTCTGTAGCGCGCGATATCACTGAAAAAGTGCGTTTAGAAGAAGAAGAGAAAAAAATAATAAATGAGCTTTATGAAAATGAAGAAAAACTACAATTGATTATTGAAAATATAAATGAAGCGGTCATTGTAGCAAATCTGGACAAAGAAATTATCATGGCCAATTATATGGCCAATGAAATTTTTGGGGTTGAAAATGATGCCAAAATCCCCGCTAACTTGTCAGAGCATTTTGAATTGTATTTCCCGGATGAACAAACCGTTTTTCCTTCGCAAAATCTTCCAATGGAACGCGCCTTAAACGGGGAAGAAACAAATGATGTAGATGTTATACTTTGGAATCCCACCACTCATATAAAAAGACGAGTGCTCATTAGTGGCAAACCTTTAATTGACCAGGACAAAAATGTGGTTGCCGCCGTGGTCACCATCAAAGACATCAGCAATTATAAAAAAATGGAAGAAGAATTAAAAGAAACCGAATCCAAGTACAGACAACTGATTGGTTTTAGAAAAGAAGACAAAAAAGAATCCTAA
- a CDS encoding AIR synthase related protein, which produces MSSDTSKRYAQRGVSASKEDVHNAIKNIDKGLFPQAFCKIVPDYLTQDEEYCLIMHADGAGTKSSLAYMYWKETGDISVWKGIAQDALIMNIDDLLCVGATDNILLSSTIGRNKNLITAEVISAIINGTEELIQELASFGVTIHSTGGETADVGDIVRTIIVDSTVTARMKRSKVIDNANIKAGDVIVGLESFGQATYEKNYNGGMGSNGLTSARHDVFGKYLAAKYPESYDAAVPEELIYSGQVKLTDAVENSPIDAGQLVLSPTRTYAPIIKKILDQYDAKDIHGMVHCSGGAQTKILHFVENLHIIKDNLFPVPPLFQLIQEQSKTDWKEMYQVFNCGHRMELYVPEAVAQDIIAISKSFNVDAKIVGRVEAADAKKLTISSEYGTFEY; this is translated from the coding sequence ATGAGTTCAGATACTTCAAAAAGATACGCGCAAAGAGGCGTTTCAGCTTCAAAAGAAGATGTGCATAACGCCATAAAAAATATTGACAAGGGTTTGTTTCCACAAGCTTTTTGTAAAATTGTCCCTGATTATTTAACCCAAGACGAAGAATATTGCCTTATCATGCATGCAGACGGAGCAGGAACCAAATCCTCTTTGGCTTATATGTATTGGAAAGAAACGGGCGATATATCAGTTTGGAAAGGCATTGCGCAAGATGCTTTAATCATGAATATTGATGATTTATTGTGCGTTGGGGCCACAGATAATATTTTGCTTTCTTCCACCATCGGTAGAAATAAAAATTTGATTACAGCAGAAGTAATTTCGGCCATTATCAACGGAACCGAAGAATTAATCCAGGAATTGGCCTCTTTTGGCGTGACCATACATTCTACAGGTGGAGAAACGGCTGATGTGGGCGATATCGTTCGTACTATTATTGTAGATTCTACCGTAACGGCGAGAATGAAACGTTCAAAAGTAATTGACAATGCCAATATAAAAGCAGGTGACGTGATTGTAGGTTTGGAATCCTTTGGTCAGGCTACTTACGAAAAAAACTATAATGGCGGAATGGGAAGCAACGGATTAACCTCGGCTCGTCATGATGTTTTTGGGAAATATTTGGCAGCCAAATATCCGGAGAGTTATGATGCCGCCGTTCCTGAGGAATTGATTTATTCAGGTCAGGTAAAATTGACTGATGCTGTAGAGAATTCTCCAATCGATGCCGGACAATTGGTGCTTTCGCCTACGCGTACTTATGCGCCTATCATCAAGAAAATTTTGGATCAATACGATGCTAAAGATATTCACGGAATGGTACATTGCAGCGGTGGTGCGCAAACCAAGATTTTACATTTTGTTGAAAACCTACACATCATAAAAGACAATTTATTCCCGGTACCTCCATTATTCCAATTAATTCAGGAACAATCAAAAACCGATTGGAAAGAGATGTATCAAGTCTTTAACTGCGGACATCGTATGGAATTATACGTTCCCGAAGCCGTTGCCCAAGATATTATCGCTATTTCTAAATCCTTCAATGTCGATGCAAAAATCGTAGGAAGAGTAGAAGCAGCTGATGCTAAAAAACTGACAATTAGCAGCGAATACGGAACTTTCGAATATTAA